The following are encoded in a window of Saccharothrix longispora genomic DNA:
- a CDS encoding response regulator transcription factor, with amino-acid sequence MRVLLVEDDDRVAEALVPALTRRGFSVDRQATGRGTLDRLAGVDVVLLDLGLPDVDGVTLCRHIRAASDVAIIVVSARGEIDDRILGLHAGADDYLVKPYDVGELVARVHAVRRRRGDPVGAGGTGTEVFEAADVRVDLARHEVTVAGEPVALSRKEFQVLALVVAAGGAVCTRERILAEVWGRTWAGANRTLDVHVATLRTKLGRPSLLETVRGVGYRLGGG; translated from the coding sequence GTGCGCGTGCTGCTGGTCGAGGACGACGACCGCGTGGCGGAAGCGCTGGTGCCCGCGCTGACCCGGCGCGGCTTCAGCGTCGATCGACAGGCGACCGGTCGGGGGACACTCGATCGACTGGCCGGGGTCGACGTCGTGCTGCTGGACCTGGGCCTGCCCGATGTGGACGGTGTCACGCTGTGCCGGCACATCCGGGCGGCCAGCGACGTGGCGATCATCGTGGTGTCGGCCCGGGGCGAGATCGACGACCGCATCCTCGGCCTGCACGCCGGCGCGGACGACTACCTGGTCAAGCCGTACGACGTGGGCGAGCTGGTGGCCCGCGTGCACGCCGTGCGGCGGCGGCGCGGCGACCCGGTCGGCGCGGGCGGGACGGGCACCGAGGTGTTCGAGGCGGCCGACGTGCGGGTCGACCTGGCCCGGCACGAGGTCACCGTGGCGGGTGAACCCGTGGCGTTGTCGCGCAAGGAGTTCCAGGTGCTGGCCCTGGTGGTCGCGGCCGGTGGCGCGGTGTGCACCCGCGAGCGCATCCTGGCGGAGGTGTGGGGGCGCACGTGGGCCGGCGCCAACCGGACGCTCGACGTGCACGTGGCGACGCTGCGCACGAAGCTCGGGCGCCCCTCGCTGCTGGAGACGGTGCGCGGGGTCGGGTACCGGTTGGGCGGGGGCTGA
- a CDS encoding amino acid ABC transporter ATP-binding protein, whose amino-acid sequence MIRMAGVDKFFGPLHVLKDVTLEVPKGQVVVVLGPSGSGKSTLCRTINRLEPINSGVIELDGQPLPAEGKELARLRADVGMVFQSFNLFAHKSIVDNVMLAPVKVRKTPAAQARKTAMELLERVGIANQAEKYPAQLSGGQQQRVAIARALAMRPKVMLFDEPTSALDPEMVQEVLDVMTTLAKEGMTMLVVTHEMGFARKAADRVIFMADGEVVEDSTPEAFFSAPKSNRAKDFLGKILTH is encoded by the coding sequence ATGATCCGGATGGCGGGCGTGGACAAGTTCTTCGGCCCCTTGCACGTCCTCAAGGACGTGACGCTGGAGGTGCCGAAGGGCCAGGTAGTCGTCGTGCTGGGCCCCTCGGGCTCGGGCAAGTCCACGCTGTGCCGGACGATCAACCGCCTGGAGCCGATCAACTCGGGCGTCATCGAGTTGGACGGCCAGCCGCTGCCCGCCGAGGGCAAGGAACTCGCCCGGCTGCGCGCCGACGTGGGAATGGTGTTCCAGTCTTTTAACCTGTTCGCCCACAAGAGCATCGTCGACAACGTGATGCTCGCGCCCGTGAAGGTCCGCAAGACCCCGGCCGCCCAGGCCCGCAAGACGGCCATGGAGCTGCTGGAGCGGGTGGGCATCGCGAACCAGGCCGAGAAGTACCCGGCCCAGTTGTCCGGTGGGCAGCAGCAGCGCGTGGCGATCGCGCGCGCCCTGGCGATGCGCCCGAAGGTGATGCTGTTCGACGAGCCGACCTCCGCACTCGACCCCGAGATGGTGCAGGAGGTGCTGGACGTGATGACCACGCTGGCCAAGGAGGGCATGACCATGCTCGTGGTCACCCACGAGATGGGCTTCGCCCGCAAGGCCGCGGACCGCGTGATCTTCATGGCCGACGGCGAGGTCGTCGAGGACTCGACGCCGGAGGCGTTCTTCTCCGCGCCGAAGTCCAACCGCGCGAAGGACTTCCTTGGCAAGATCCTGACCCACTGA
- a CDS encoding amino acid ABC transporter permease, whose amino-acid sequence MDVLLDNLDLYGPGFLNTVELFLISAVGSLVLGTILAMLRVAPVPVFRFAGAAYVTIVRNTPLTLVFFFFAFAFPLLGIVDAGTFGGSASSYYWAAALAALILYTAAFVCEVIRSGINTVPVGQAEASRALGLTFGQMLGSIVLPQATRAVVPPMMSTLIALLKNTTIAAGFSVFQAGSISLNLSERGENQLIGLLWVALFFVVLVIPMTLLQRSLEKRWSVAR is encoded by the coding sequence ATGGACGTCCTGCTCGACAACCTCGACCTGTACGGGCCCGGGTTCCTCAACACCGTTGAGCTGTTCCTGATCTCCGCGGTCGGGTCGCTGGTGTTGGGAACGATCCTGGCGATGCTGCGCGTCGCCCCCGTGCCGGTCTTCAGGTTCGCCGGCGCCGCGTACGTCACGATCGTGCGCAACACCCCGCTCACGCTGGTGTTCTTCTTCTTCGCGTTCGCGTTCCCCCTCCTGGGGATCGTCGACGCGGGGACGTTCGGCGGCTCTGCCTCCAGCTACTACTGGGCCGCGGCGCTGGCCGCGCTGATCCTCTACACGGCCGCGTTCGTGTGCGAGGTCATCCGCTCGGGCATCAACACCGTCCCGGTCGGCCAGGCCGAGGCGTCCCGGGCACTGGGCCTGACGTTCGGCCAGATGCTGGGCTCCATCGTGCTCCCGCAGGCGACCCGGGCGGTCGTGCCGCCGATGATGAGCACGCTGATCGCGCTGCTCAAGAACACGACCATCGCGGCGGGCTTCTCCGTGTTCCAGGCAGGCTCGATCAGCCTGAACCTGTCCGAGCGCGGTGAGAACCAGCTGATCGGCCTGCTGTGGGTCGCGCTGTTCTTCGTGGTGCTCGTCATCCCCATGACCCTGCTGCAGCGCAGCCTCGAGAAGCGGTGGAGCGTCGCCCGATGA
- a CDS encoding glutamate ABC transporter substrate-binding protein: MRVRTLAVVLLAGGLALTACGKEGGPGDSGAAPTQQAAADVKVDGSATFEKMKNRGKVVIGVKEDQPGLGYKDPTSGKYTGFDVEIAKLVAAKLGFSDDKIEYKAIASAGREQALINGDVDYYVGTYTINAKRKEQVGFAGPYFTAGQDLLVAKDDNSITGPETLKGKKVCSVTGSTPIQKVKNEGLTEPENIVELQNYSQCVTQLQQGAVDAVTTDDAILKGYAAQEPDKMKVVGKPFSNEPYGIGLTKDDKPLRDKINDILDEAIKGGDWDKVYDATLGKSGSKAEKPVLDRY; the protein is encoded by the coding sequence ATGAGGGTTCGCACCCTTGCGGTGGTGCTGCTGGCCGGCGGCCTCGCCCTGACCGCGTGTGGCAAGGAGGGGGGCCCCGGTGACTCCGGCGCGGCTCCCACCCAGCAGGCCGCCGCGGACGTGAAGGTCGACGGTTCCGCGACGTTCGAGAAGATGAAGAACCGCGGCAAGGTCGTCATCGGCGTCAAGGAGGACCAGCCGGGTCTGGGCTACAAGGACCCGACCAGCGGCAAGTACACCGGCTTCGACGTCGAGATCGCGAAGCTGGTCGCCGCCAAGCTGGGCTTCTCGGACGACAAGATCGAGTACAAGGCCATCGCCTCCGCCGGGCGCGAGCAGGCGCTGATCAACGGTGACGTGGACTACTACGTCGGCACCTACACGATCAACGCCAAGCGCAAGGAGCAGGTCGGCTTCGCCGGCCCGTACTTCACCGCCGGCCAGGACCTCCTGGTCGCGAAGGACGACAACTCGATCACCGGCCCGGAGACGCTCAAGGGCAAGAAGGTCTGCTCGGTGACCGGCTCCACGCCGATCCAGAAGGTCAAGAACGAGGGCCTGACCGAGCCGGAGAACATCGTCGAGCTGCAGAACTACTCGCAGTGCGTGACGCAGCTCCAGCAGGGCGCGGTCGACGCCGTCACCACCGACGACGCGATCCTCAAGGGCTACGCGGCCCAGGAGCCCGACAAGATGAAGGTCGTCGGCAAGCCGTTCTCGAACGAGCCGTACGGCATCGGCCTGACGAAGGACGACAAGCCGCTGCGCGACAAGATCAACGACATCCTGGACGAGGCCATCAAGGGCGGCGACTGGGACAAGGTCTACGACGCGACCCTGGGCAAGTCGGGCTCCAAGGCCGAGAAGCCGGTGCTGGACCGCTACTGA